A genomic segment from Hyalangium gracile encodes:
- a CDS encoding penicillin acylase family protein codes for MRRPVLLSPFGLVVLAVLAGASGCSGETPSQPPVVEPPKPAGPQLAGLREQVEVVVDDRGMPHIYALSLHDAALVQGYLMAKDRFPQMEIIKRNVTGQLAEFIGTRSASALENDVAARVIGFKRVADRMYASLGAESQEKIALDGFAAGVNAYLAEVRSGTAKLSPGAELLGLLVSNPAAFKDWTPQDSLAIGRYLSHALSHSAEEEVGLTQARMAAAAAFPTGNPRAGIFRDFWSFAPAREVFTRDGLSLPREGAEGMKGRAARKPSSEAVLPSGEAVANAQGFLAASKRLRSMLGDESRGSNNWVVAGSKTASGAPLLANDPHLSLPSPPLFWYSHLNTKRAGGNLDVAGISLVGVPGIILGFNDQLAWGSTTANHDVTDVYQEVITKGTNGGPDTVLFKGQQVPIETVTETIKVAGEPDVVLKLERVPHHGLIIPKIENGAVVPRTSSTALSMRWTGDEVSSEISAFLGLNTATTVAEAQAALANFKVGAQSFVFATRSGDIAWSTQARLPVRDARALTYDPVTQTGLSPAMVLPGDGSCEWLGDVEAQGLPQDANPAKGFIATANNDLVGTTKDGNPFNDSRYIGWDYDLGHRVARITERLQTLVAKGGVTPEDMMALQGDHRSPLGALLAPRFVAAARRVQEERSQPGTHPDLSGLVQRSTSADLDLLAQVANRLAAWTYETPAGVDIGDGEPSAAEISDSIATSLFNASLLRLVKLAFDDEISAIGFRPSSSFMAKALQLAILEPNKLATYSAARGDTVLWDNLATMDVVETRDERIAVSMILGAFYLRDKFGADPSQWRWGKLHTLKLVSSVPPTSGESAATIPAPGDTRFPDGFPRPGDNFGVDASQFGLSNPERFSYENGPVQRVVVEMTPEGPKAWNALPGGQVFDPRSKHHADEMEHWRRNEAPSLYFQEADVNAHRASRTTFVP; via the coding sequence GTGCGACGTCCTGTCCTGCTGTCTCCGTTCGGTCTGGTCGTGCTCGCCGTGCTCGCAGGCGCGAGCGGCTGTAGCGGCGAGACGCCCTCCCAGCCTCCCGTCGTGGAGCCGCCGAAGCCCGCGGGGCCGCAGCTGGCCGGGCTGCGGGAGCAGGTGGAGGTCGTCGTGGACGACCGCGGCATGCCGCACATCTACGCGTTATCCCTGCATGACGCGGCGCTGGTGCAGGGCTACCTGATGGCGAAGGACCGCTTCCCGCAGATGGAGATCATCAAGCGCAACGTGACGGGGCAGCTGGCCGAGTTCATCGGCACGCGGTCCGCGTCGGCGCTGGAGAACGACGTCGCCGCGCGGGTCATCGGCTTCAAGCGGGTGGCGGACAGGATGTACGCGTCGCTCGGCGCGGAGTCGCAAGAGAAGATCGCGCTCGACGGGTTCGCCGCGGGGGTGAACGCGTACCTCGCGGAGGTGCGCAGCGGCACGGCGAAGCTCTCGCCGGGCGCGGAGCTGCTCGGGCTGCTGGTGAGCAACCCCGCGGCCTTCAAGGACTGGACGCCGCAGGACTCGCTGGCGATCGGGCGGTACCTGTCGCATGCGCTGTCGCACTCCGCCGAGGAAGAGGTGGGGCTGACGCAGGCGCGGATGGCGGCAGCCGCGGCGTTCCCCACGGGCAACCCGCGGGCGGGCATCTTCCGGGACTTCTGGTCGTTCGCCCCGGCGCGGGAGGTGTTCACCCGGGATGGGCTCTCGCTGCCGCGGGAGGGCGCGGAGGGGATGAAGGGTCGGGCCGCGCGCAAGCCGTCGAGCGAGGCCGTGCTTCCGAGCGGAGAGGCCGTCGCGAACGCCCAGGGCTTCCTCGCCGCGTCGAAGCGGCTGCGCTCGATGCTCGGGGACGAGAGCCGGGGCTCGAACAACTGGGTGGTGGCGGGGTCGAAGACGGCCTCGGGGGCGCCGCTGCTGGCGAATGATCCGCACCTGTCGCTGCCGAGCCCGCCGCTCTTCTGGTACTCGCACCTGAACACGAAGCGCGCCGGTGGGAACCTGGACGTGGCTGGGATCTCGCTGGTCGGCGTGCCCGGCATCATCCTGGGCTTCAACGATCAGCTCGCGTGGGGGAGCACGACGGCCAACCACGACGTGACGGACGTGTACCAGGAGGTGATCACCAAGGGGACGAACGGCGGCCCCGACACGGTGCTCTTCAAGGGCCAGCAGGTACCCATCGAGACCGTCACGGAGACGATCAAGGTTGCCGGTGAGCCGGACGTGGTGCTCAAGCTCGAGCGAGTCCCGCACCACGGGCTCATCATCCCGAAGATCGAGAACGGCGCGGTGGTTCCTCGGACCTCGAGCACGGCGCTGTCCATGCGGTGGACGGGCGACGAGGTGTCCAGTGAGATCTCGGCGTTCCTGGGGCTGAACACGGCCACCACCGTGGCGGAGGCGCAGGCGGCGCTCGCCAACTTCAAGGTCGGCGCGCAGAGCTTCGTGTTCGCGACCCGGTCCGGGGACATCGCCTGGTCCACGCAGGCCCGGCTGCCGGTGCGTGATGCCCGAGCGCTGACCTATGACCCGGTGACGCAGACCGGGCTGTCGCCCGCGATGGTGCTGCCGGGTGACGGCAGCTGCGAGTGGCTCGGCGACGTGGAGGCGCAGGGCCTGCCGCAGGATGCGAACCCGGCGAAGGGGTTCATTGCCACGGCCAACAACGATCTCGTGGGAACGACGAAGGACGGCAACCCGTTCAACGACTCCCGCTATATCGGGTGGGATTATGACCTCGGGCACCGTGTCGCTCGCATCACCGAGCGGCTCCAGACGCTGGTGGCGAAGGGTGGGGTGACGCCGGAGGACATGATGGCGCTCCAGGGAGACCATCGCTCTCCGCTGGGAGCGCTGCTGGCGCCCAGGTTCGTGGCGGCGGCGCGGCGGGTGCAGGAGGAGCGGTCACAGCCTGGAACCCACCCCGACCTGTCGGGCCTGGTGCAGCGGTCCACCTCGGCGGACCTGGACCTGCTCGCGCAGGTGGCGAACCGGCTGGCGGCGTGGACCTACGAGACGCCGGCGGGCGTGGACATCGGAGACGGCGAGCCCTCCGCGGCGGAGATCTCGGACTCCATCGCGACCTCGCTGTTCAATGCCTCCTTGTTGCGGCTGGTGAAGCTCGCGTTCGATGACGAGATCAGCGCCATTGGATTCCGACCGAGCAGCAGCTTCATGGCCAAGGCGCTGCAGCTCGCCATCCTCGAGCCGAACAAGCTGGCGACGTACAGCGCCGCCCGAGGCGACACCGTGCTGTGGGACAACCTGGCGACGATGGATGTGGTCGAGACGCGGGACGAGCGGATCGCGGTCTCGATGATCCTCGGGGCGTTCTACCTGAGGGACAAGTTCGGCGCGGATCCGTCGCAGTGGCGGTGGGGCAAGCTGCACACGCTGAAGCTGGTGTCGTCCGTGCCGCCGACGTCGGGCGAGAGCGCGGCCACGATTCCGGCGCCCGGCGACACCCGGTTCCCGGATGGCTTCCCGCGGCCGGGTGACAACTTCGGCGTGGACGCCTCTCAGTTCGGCCTGTCGAACCCGGAGAGGTTCTCGTACGAGAATGGCCCGGTGCAGCGCGTGGTGGTGGAGATGACGCCCGAGGGCCCGAAGGCCTGGAACGCGCTGCCGGGCGGCCAGGTGTTCGATCCTCGAAGCAAGCACCACGCGGACGAGATGGAGCACTGGCGCCGCAACGAGGCGCCGAGCCTCTACTTCCAGGAGGCGGACGTGAACGCCCACAGGGCCTCACGCACCACCTTCGTTCCGTAG
- a CDS encoding PAS domain S-box protein produces MSAQPLNVSKLVRPQWTFSANDLADNSPLAVIEWDAEFKVSLWSRRAVEIFGWGEEEVRGKRMQDMFFVHEDDRPRVSEVMDRFFRGEMPWVVSQFRTYRKDGSVAHCVWYCSSIRDATGKLLCILTQALDVTERELALARLEESERRFKATFEQAAVGIAHVGVGGQLLRVNSKLAEIFGYEPQELLRLGITDLTYPDDIGPDLDLAMQVLEGTLATYSLEKRYLRRDGGFVWCNLTVSLVRKPDGLPDYFISVIEDISRRRSAELERDALLAREHQARTEAEALVRRRSDELEATRNALVQAERLATAGQLAAGVGHEINNPLSYVLANQTFAVEELARLKTPTPGVDLEEVQRALVQAQLGAERIRDIVRDLRTFARGDPDAMGPIDILATLEFSISMATPQLRQRAQLVRRYEPASFVMGNESRLGQVFLNLLVNAAQAIPEGAVAEHAVTVAVRDGEQGWVIIEVSDTGSGIAAEHLPRIFEPFFTTKPLGLGTGLGLSVCHGIVVGMGGQIEVESALGRGTTFRIRLPAAKSPAEATPVLQAPAQRALTPRHVLVIDDDPEVRAALARIIGAPHRVELAETAREAQQRLLDPAEDFDVIFCDLMMPDLTGMDLHDIVAARRPELLSRMVFMSAGAFTPRAVAFLERVSVRRVDKPFDPIRVRALL; encoded by the coding sequence ATGTCCGCGCAACCCTTGAACGTCTCCAAGCTGGTTCGTCCTCAATGGACCTTCTCCGCGAACGACCTCGCGGATAACTCGCCCCTTGCGGTCATCGAGTGGGACGCCGAGTTCAAGGTCTCGTTGTGGAGCCGGCGGGCCGTGGAGATCTTCGGGTGGGGCGAGGAAGAGGTCCGCGGCAAGCGGATGCAGGACATGTTCTTCGTCCACGAGGACGATCGGCCTCGCGTCTCGGAGGTGATGGATCGGTTCTTCAGGGGCGAGATGCCCTGGGTGGTGAGCCAGTTCAGGACCTACCGCAAGGACGGCTCGGTCGCCCACTGCGTCTGGTACTGCTCCTCCATCCGCGACGCGACGGGCAAGCTGCTGTGCATCCTCACCCAGGCGCTGGACGTCACGGAGCGGGAGCTGGCGCTGGCCCGGCTCGAGGAGAGCGAGCGGCGCTTCAAGGCGACCTTCGAGCAGGCCGCCGTGGGCATCGCGCACGTGGGCGTGGGCGGCCAGCTGCTGCGCGTCAACTCCAAGCTGGCCGAGATCTTCGGCTACGAGCCCCAGGAGCTGCTCCGGCTGGGCATCACGGACCTGACCTATCCGGACGACATCGGCCCGGATCTGGATCTGGCCATGCAGGTGCTCGAGGGCACCCTCGCCACGTACTCGCTGGAGAAGCGCTACCTGCGGCGTGACGGCGGGTTCGTCTGGTGCAACCTCACCGTGTCCCTGGTGCGCAAGCCGGACGGGCTGCCGGACTACTTCATCAGCGTCATCGAGGACATCTCCCGGCGCCGGAGCGCGGAGCTGGAGCGAGACGCCCTGCTGGCGCGCGAGCACCAGGCCCGCACGGAGGCGGAGGCGCTGGTGCGGCGTCGCTCCGACGAGCTGGAGGCCACACGCAACGCGCTGGTCCAGGCCGAGCGCCTGGCCACCGCCGGCCAGCTCGCGGCGGGCGTGGGCCACGAGATCAACAACCCGCTGTCCTACGTGCTGGCGAACCAGACGTTCGCCGTGGAGGAGCTGGCGCGGCTGAAGACGCCCACCCCGGGCGTGGACCTGGAGGAGGTCCAGCGGGCGCTGGTGCAGGCCCAGCTCGGAGCCGAGCGCATCCGCGACATCGTCCGGGACTTGCGCACCTTCGCCCGTGGCGATCCCGATGCGATGGGGCCCATCGACATCCTGGCGACGCTGGAGTTCTCCATCTCCATGGCGACGCCGCAGCTGCGCCAGCGCGCCCAGCTGGTGCGGCGGTACGAGCCGGCCTCGTTCGTCATGGGCAACGAGTCCCGCCTGGGCCAGGTCTTCCTCAACCTCCTGGTGAACGCCGCGCAGGCCATCCCGGAAGGGGCCGTGGCGGAGCACGCCGTGACGGTCGCCGTGCGCGACGGCGAGCAGGGCTGGGTCATCATCGAGGTGAGCGACACGGGCAGCGGCATCGCCGCCGAGCACCTGCCGCGCATCTTCGAGCCGTTCTTCACCACCAAGCCCCTGGGGCTGGGCACGGGGCTGGGGCTCTCGGTGTGCCACGGCATCGTGGTGGGGATGGGCGGGCAGATCGAAGTGGAGAGCGCGCTGGGGCGGGGGACCACGTTCCGCATCCGCCTGCCCGCGGCGAAGAGTCCCGCCGAGGCCACTCCCGTGCTCCAGGCCCCGGCGCAGCGAGCGCTCACGCCGAGGCACGTGCTGGTGATCGACGACGATCCCGAGGTCCGCGCGGCGCTCGCGCGCATCATCGGCGCGCCGCACCGCGTCGAGCTGGCCGAGACGGCTCGGGAGGCCCAGCAGCGGCTGCTGGACCCGGCGGAGGACTTCGACGTCATCTTCTGCGACCTGATGATGCCGGACCTCACCGGGATGGACCTGCACGACATCGTCGCGGCGCGGCGTCCGGAGCTCCTCTCGCGCATGGTCTTCATGTCCGCGGGGGCCTTCACTCCGCGTGCTGTCGCGTTCCTCGAGCGGGTCTCCGTCCGGCGCGTCGACAAGCCGTTCGATCCCATCCGGGTCCGCGCGCTGCTGTAG
- a CDS encoding bifunctional aminotransferase class I/II-fold pyridoxal phosphate-dependent enzyme/GNAT family N-acetyltransferase: MEASERSATVDSIHQEAIQHGIYFLNPDDQELHGRTFTLNGQELLSFASCSYLGLEHHPRLVEGVIHAVKRYGTQFSATRGFVSAPPYAELEALMSELLGGYALVCSSTSLGHQSALGVLATEKDAIVLDHQAHYSIQQAAQLTRTSGCRVEIVRHGELERALEVIQELAGLHRTVWFAVDGVYSMYGDLVPIELLRQALKIAPNVRLYVDDAHGMSWVGKHGQGSFLTRMGFNERIVFATSLNKAFAAGGGCLLFATDKERQFVRKTGGPLFFSGPLQPPMLGAAIASARLHLSPEIYERQEVLQERVRLANQLIHDAGLPLLVENETPIFFLRLGLPRLAFKVARRMMDEGLYVTPSVYPTVPMRRGGIRLSLTANHTAEDVTRVIERLGVHIPAVLAEEGWTVDNLDEEFRNALPGRGRMGTRVRAPLQELIQRLIVEQQPSEPEPAAAPLPAVRRPTESVEGLEVERFTSIWQIDKALWNSMLGTVGFVSWDSLMMQEQVFTDTDEPENSWKFLYVLVRDRTGRVLAAAPFTVALCKDDMLMREEVSERVEERRKKDPYFLSSRSLLLGTLLSEGNHLYLNRAGPWRAALARLLEVAREEFDRSGCSVMTLRDLPADDPEMDQEMLHHGLVKVPMLDSHRLNISWWTEEEYLASLKRSRRAHLRERIEQSRFYERRLHGVGVGETLTLEELEHLHSLYLNVAKRALRFNVFHLPLRLLAAMHESPAWELMTLRIDPAHGGPADGRPVAFGAAHKQDGHYGGFLCGVDYQYVYSHGAYRQLLYQAVRRAMELRMNTVHLGMTADMEKFRLGSVAQRTCVYLQARDHFSGALLREIAAEASLGSPRATAASPVIARPE, translated from the coding sequence ATGGAAGCTTCAGAGCGCAGCGCGACGGTGGACTCCATCCATCAGGAGGCCATCCAGCACGGTATCTACTTCCTCAACCCGGATGATCAGGAGCTGCACGGTCGCACCTTCACCCTGAACGGGCAGGAGCTGCTGTCGTTCGCCTCCTGCTCGTATCTGGGGCTGGAGCACCACCCGCGGCTCGTCGAAGGCGTCATCCACGCGGTGAAGCGCTACGGCACCCAGTTCTCGGCGACGCGCGGCTTCGTCTCGGCGCCGCCGTACGCGGAGCTGGAGGCGCTGATGTCCGAGCTGCTCGGCGGCTACGCCCTGGTCTGCTCCTCCACGTCCCTGGGACACCAGTCCGCGCTGGGCGTGCTGGCCACCGAGAAGGACGCGATCGTCCTGGATCACCAGGCCCACTACAGCATCCAGCAGGCGGCGCAGCTGACGCGCACCTCCGGGTGCCGCGTGGAGATCGTCCGCCACGGAGAGCTGGAGCGCGCGCTGGAGGTCATCCAGGAGCTGGCGGGGCTGCACCGCACCGTGTGGTTCGCCGTGGACGGCGTCTACAGCATGTACGGTGACCTGGTGCCCATCGAGCTGCTGCGGCAGGCGCTGAAGATCGCGCCCAACGTGCGGCTGTACGTGGATGACGCGCACGGCATGAGCTGGGTGGGCAAGCACGGCCAGGGCAGCTTCCTCACGCGGATGGGCTTCAACGAGCGCATCGTCTTCGCCACCTCGCTGAACAAGGCCTTCGCGGCGGGAGGCGGCTGTCTGCTGTTCGCCACCGACAAGGAGCGCCAGTTCGTCCGGAAGACGGGCGGGCCGCTGTTCTTCTCCGGCCCGCTGCAGCCGCCCATGCTGGGCGCGGCCATCGCGTCCGCGCGGCTGCACCTCTCCCCGGAGATCTACGAGCGCCAGGAGGTGCTGCAGGAGCGCGTCCGGCTGGCCAACCAGCTGATCCACGACGCGGGCCTGCCGCTGCTCGTGGAGAACGAGACGCCCATCTTCTTCCTGCGCCTGGGGCTGCCGCGGCTGGCCTTCAAGGTCGCTCGACGGATGATGGACGAGGGCCTCTACGTCACGCCCTCCGTGTACCCCACGGTGCCCATGCGCCGGGGCGGCATCCGCCTGTCGCTCACGGCCAACCACACCGCCGAGGACGTGACGCGCGTCATCGAGCGGCTGGGCGTGCACATCCCCGCCGTGCTCGCGGAGGAGGGGTGGACCGTCGACAACCTGGACGAGGAGTTCCGCAACGCGCTGCCGGGCCGGGGCCGGATGGGCACCCGCGTCCGGGCTCCGCTCCAGGAGCTCATCCAGCGGCTCATCGTCGAGCAGCAGCCGTCCGAGCCAGAGCCCGCCGCCGCGCCCCTGCCCGCCGTCCGCCGGCCCACCGAGAGCGTGGAGGGCCTGGAGGTCGAGCGCTTCACCTCCATCTGGCAGATCGACAAGGCGCTGTGGAACTCGATGCTGGGCACCGTGGGCTTCGTCAGCTGGGACTCGCTGATGATGCAGGAGCAGGTGTTCACCGACACCGACGAGCCGGAGAACTCCTGGAAGTTCCTCTACGTGCTCGTCCGCGACCGCACCGGCCGCGTCCTGGCGGCGGCGCCCTTCACGGTGGCGCTGTGCAAGGACGACATGCTCATGCGCGAGGAGGTGTCCGAGCGTGTCGAGGAGCGACGGAAGAAGGATCCGTACTTCCTGTCCTCGCGCTCGCTGCTGCTGGGCACGCTGCTCTCCGAGGGCAACCACCTGTACCTGAACCGCGCGGGGCCGTGGCGCGCCGCGCTCGCCCGCCTGCTCGAGGTGGCGCGCGAGGAGTTCGACCGCTCGGGGTGCTCGGTGATGACGCTGAGGGATCTGCCCGCGGATGATCCCGAGATGGATCAGGAGATGCTCCACCACGGGCTGGTGAAGGTGCCCATGCTCGACTCGCACCGGCTGAACATCTCCTGGTGGACGGAGGAGGAGTACCTGGCCAGCCTGAAGCGCTCGCGGCGGGCGCACCTGCGCGAGCGCATCGAGCAGTCGCGCTTCTACGAGCGGCGGCTGCACGGCGTGGGCGTGGGCGAGACGCTGACGCTCGAGGAGCTCGAGCACCTGCACTCGCTCTACCTCAACGTGGCGAAGCGGGCCCTGCGCTTCAACGTCTTCCACCTGCCCCTGCGGCTGCTGGCCGCCATGCACGAGTCTCCCGCCTGGGAGCTGATGACGCTCCGGATTGATCCAGCCCACGGCGGGCCTGCGGACGGGCGCCCGGTGGCCTTCGGCGCCGCCCACAAGCAGGACGGGCACTACGGAGGGTTCCTGTGCGGGGTTGACTACCAGTATGTGTACAGCCACGGGGCGTATCGGCAGCTTCTGTATCAGGCCGTGCGACGCGCCATGGAACTACGTATGAATACTGTCCATCTGGGCATGACGGCGGACATGGAGAAGTTCCGGCTGGGCTCGGTGGCGCAGCGCACCTGCGTGTATCTCCAGGCGAGGGACCACTTCAGCGGTGCCCTGCTGCGGGAGATTGCCGCCGAGGCCAGCCTCGGCTCTCCGCGGGCGACCGCCGCCAGCCCCGTCATCGCACGTCCTGAGTAG